One segment of Haemophilus influenzae DNA contains the following:
- a CDS encoding phage minor head protein: MPSAPKFAIGVEPKQAIEFLRQKKMLASKVLVKEMQDSALARATTIARLTSLDMTKDIYQSLETAMREGKGFHAWKKELVSEFERKSWIFGKDPSIRGIDGHLLADPKTGEYFGTPRRLNTIYRVNMQSAYSAARYQRLRDNVDNRPYWQYSAVGDARTRPAHLALSGKVYRYDDPFWATFYPPNGFNCRCTVIALGDRDLKRRGIDKPDDSSEFLVEVERPADKQGNREKTVGFKLPDGTVRVTDKGFDYNVGRLNYKPNLDLYPEKLAHAFAKVEMKGGEFKHDFEFLAKHVAEMKQTLSPDGKKLTADQMLQVRDSLTKNFKFAAGVLSAESKDLLKSKTGTVWLSDDTLIKQFNSRDGQDFGIDEYEALPDIINSPEHLLQVKDFADRYTFIRQGKMLVVKILPKEIFVLSFRRIKDKELKKLLEKDYAPR, translated from the coding sequence ATGCCGAGCGCACCTAAGTTTGCCATTGGTGTAGAACCCAAACAAGCCATTGAGTTTTTGCGCCAAAAGAAAATGCTTGCCAGCAAGGTGTTAGTAAAAGAAATGCAGGATAGCGCATTGGCACGTGCCACGACGATTGCGCGCTTAACTAGCCTTGATATGACAAAGGATATTTACCAATCTTTAGAAACCGCTATGCGTGAGGGCAAAGGCTTTCACGCTTGGAAAAAAGAACTGGTGAGTGAATTTGAACGCAAAAGCTGGATTTTTGGGAAAGATCCGTCTATTCGTGGTATTGATGGGCATTTACTGGCAGATCCAAAAACAGGGGAATATTTTGGCACGCCGCGTCGGTTAAATACGATTTATCGTGTCAATATGCAGTCAGCTTATTCGGCTGCGCGTTATCAACGCTTGCGTGATAACGTGGATAATCGCCCTTATTGGCAATATTCCGCCGTGGGTGATGCGCGTACTCGCCCTGCCCATTTAGCATTGAGCGGTAAGGTGTATCGTTATGATGATCCGTTTTGGGCGACATTCTATCCGCCTAATGGGTTTAATTGTCGCTGTACGGTGATTGCGTTAGGCGATAGAGATTTGAAACGCCGTGGGATTGATAAGCCTGACGATAGTTCTGAATTTTTGGTGGAAGTAGAACGCCCTGCGGATAAGCAAGGTAATCGTGAAAAGACGGTAGGGTTTAAATTACCTGATGGCACGGTACGTGTGACGGATAAAGGCTTTGATTACAATGTAGGGCGATTAAACTACAAGCCTAATTTGGATCTTTATCCTGAAAAACTGGCGCATGCGTTTGCGAAGGTTGAGATGAAAGGTGGGGAGTTTAAGCACGATTTTGAATTTTTGGCAAAGCATGTGGCGGAGATGAAACAAACGCTCAGCCCAGATGGAAAAAAACTCACTGCTGATCAAATGTTACAGGTGCGTGATAGCCTTACCAAAAATTTTAAATTTGCAGCAGGTGTCTTGAGTGCGGAAAGTAAGGATTTATTGAAAAGCAAAACTGGCACAGTGTGGCTTTCTGATGATACTTTAATTAAGCAATTTAATAGTCGTGATGGGCAAGATTTTGGGATTGATGAGTATGAGGCGTTGCCAGATATCATCAATTCTCCCGAGCATTTACTACAAGTGAAAGATTTTGCAGATCGTTACACCTTTATTCGACAAGGGAAAATGCTTGTAGTGAAAATATTACCAAAAGAAATCTTTGTGCTGTCGTTTAGACGAATAAAAGACAAAGAGCTTAAAAAGCTATTAGAAAAGGATTACGCACCTAGGTAG
- a CDS encoding DUF935 domain-containing protein has protein sequence MGFLDKVKGLLKGDNTEPTQTDEAQVTASGRVLDDHPSAKITPSKLKQILEDAENGDIQAQHQLFMDIEEQDSSIAANMMTRKRSVLTLDWRIVEPRNATPAEEKLQAEIDELFYQYPNLEDLFIDLMDAVGHGFSALEIQWAQVDGKWVPKGFKPCPQSWFKLDKDDSLLLRTPANQMGEPLRPFGWVVHRHKSRSTQLARDGLYRTLAWLYMYKHYSVRDFAEFLELYGMPIRIGKYGAGATNAEKRTLLRALAEIGHNAAGIMPESMQIELHNVANAGATSGNNPFLQMVDWCEKSIARLILGQTLTSGADGKSSTNALGNVHNEVRRDLMISDAKQIAQTITQQIILPYLQINVDPNIAPHRIPYFEFDTKEYEDLSVFAEAIPKLTGIGVQISESWVRDKLGIPEPQEGELILSTPQGEKTDEKTTALSAVFNHGKGCTCGCRAAVLSAQNGKKDEQDELDGLIDDALANADFNQQLDPMMKQIVGVVMASESYDEAQEKLIALYPDLTSESHQAYLASAVFLADLLGAANAERT, from the coding sequence ATGGGATTTTTAGATAAGGTTAAAGGGCTTTTAAAAGGTGACAATACTGAGCCGACGCAAACTGATGAAGCGCAAGTAACGGCATCAGGTCGTGTATTAGATGATCACCCCTCTGCAAAAATTACGCCTTCAAAATTAAAGCAGATTTTAGAGGATGCCGAAAACGGTGATATTCAGGCGCAGCATCAACTTTTCATGGATATTGAAGAGCAAGATAGCAGCATTGCCGCCAATATGATGACACGTAAGCGTTCAGTGCTTACGCTAGATTGGCGTATTGTTGAACCACGTAATGCGACACCAGCGGAAGAAAAATTGCAAGCCGAGATTGATGAGTTATTTTATCAATATCCCAATCTTGAAGACTTGTTTATCGATTTAATGGATGCTGTGGGACACGGTTTTTCCGCGTTGGAAATTCAATGGGCTCAGGTGGATGGCAAATGGGTTCCAAAAGGCTTTAAACCTTGTCCGCAGTCTTGGTTTAAATTGGATAAAGACGATAGTTTATTATTACGCACGCCAGCCAATCAAATGGGTGAGCCATTACGTCCTTTTGGGTGGGTGGTGCATCGCCATAAATCTCGTTCGACACAGTTGGCTCGTGATGGCTTATATCGCACTTTAGCGTGGCTTTATATGTATAAGCATTATTCTGTGCGTGATTTTGCCGAGTTTTTAGAGCTTTATGGTATGCCGATTCGCATTGGTAAATATGGTGCCGGTGCCACTAATGCGGAGAAACGCACATTATTGCGTGCGTTGGCTGAAATTGGGCATAACGCAGCAGGCATTATGCCTGAATCGATGCAGATTGAACTGCATAATGTCGCTAATGCGGGTGCTACATCGGGTAATAATCCATTTTTACAAATGGTTGATTGGTGTGAGAAATCTATTGCTCGGTTGATTTTGGGGCAAACTTTAACATCAGGGGCGGATGGTAAAAGCTCCACCAATGCGTTAGGTAATGTGCATAATGAAGTGCGTCGTGATTTGATGATTAGCGATGCGAAACAGATTGCACAAACCATCACTCAACAAATCATTTTGCCGTATTTGCAAATTAATGTTGATCCGAATATTGCGCCACATCGTATCCCTTATTTTGAGTTTGACACAAAAGAATATGAAGATTTATCGGTCTTTGCAGAAGCCATCCCTAAACTTACGGGCATTGGCGTGCAGATTTCTGAAAGTTGGGTGCGGGATAAATTAGGAATTCCTGAACCGCAGGAAGGCGAACTGATTTTAAGCACACCGCAAGGCGAGAAAACGGACGAAAAAACGACCGCACTTTCTGCCGTATTTAATCACGGCAAAGGCTGTACTTGCGGTTGTCGTGCTGCTGTGTTGTCGGCGCAGAATGGTAAAAAGGACGAACAAGATGAATTAGACGGTTTGATTGATGATGCACTGGCAAATGCGGATTTTAATCAACAGCTTGATCCTATGATGAAACAAATTGTAGGCGTGGTCATGGCAAGTGAAAGCTATGATGAAGCACAGGAAAAACTGATCGCACTTTATCCTGATTTAACCAGTGAAAGCCATCAAGCCTATTTGGCAAGTGCGGTATTTTTAGCTGATTTATTAGGAGCAGCCAATGCCGAGCGCACCTAA